One genomic region from Salvia hispanica cultivar TCC Black 2014 chromosome 2, UniMelb_Shisp_WGS_1.0, whole genome shotgun sequence encodes:
- the LOC125208626 gene encoding mitochondrial outer membrane protein porin 2-like produces MSKGPGLFTDIGKKARDLLTRDYLSDHKFSVSTYSESGVALTTSTVKRGGYSSGDVAAQYAYRNTFTDVKVDTESNISATFTVADIIPSSKTIANLKFPNYESGKLEFQYFHPHASLTAAVGLNQSPPLDFSVTLGTPTFALGAEAGYETASGKLTKYTAGITVTKPDSSASVILGDKGDTIKASYIHYLDEFKRSAAVGEITRKFSTNQNTFTVGGSCAVDSLTLVKVKLNNHGTLAATLQHEVIRKSLVTFSSEFDTKSLDKTPKFGVSLALKP; encoded by the exons ATGAGCAAGGGACCGGGACTCTTCACAGATATCGGCAAGAAAGCCAGAG ATCTGCTGACTAGAGATTATCTATCGGATCACAAATTCTCCGTCTCCACCTACAGCGAATCTGGAGTG GCCCTCACAACATCCACAGTAAAAAGAGGAGGTTATTCATCTGGTGATGTGGCAGCTCAGTATGCATATAGGAATACTTTTACTGATGTGAAAGTTGATACCGAGTCCAAT ATCTCAGCCACCTTCACTGTTGCTGATATTATTCCCTCATCAAAGACCATTGCCAACCTGAAATTTCCCAATTATGAGTCTGGAAAG CTAGAATTTCAGTACTTCCATCCTCATGCATCCCTGACTGCAGCTGTTGGTCTGAACCAATCCCCTCCACTTGATTTCTCAGTCACCCTCGGTACTCCCACCTTTGCTTTGGGTGCAGAAGCAGGTTATGAAACTGCTTCTGGAAAGTTAACGAAATATACGGCTGGCATCACTGTAACAAAACCAGATTCATCCGCTTCAGTGATTCT TGGTGATAAGGGAGATACCATAAAGGCATCATACATTCACTACCTTGATGAATTTAAAAGGAGTGCTGCTGTGGGAGAAATCACCCGAAAATTCTCCACAAACCAGAACACATTCACAGTAGGAGGATCATGTGCTGTTGACAGCCTGACACTAGTGAAAGTGAAGCTTAATAATCACGGTACACTAGCGGCCACTTTGCAGCATGAGGTCATTCGCAAGTCTCTTGTGACCTTCTCCAGCGAATTCGACACAAAGTCCTTGGACAAGACTCCCAAATTTGGTGTGTCGCTCGCTCTTAAGCCATGA
- the LOC125207422 gene encoding uncharacterized protein LOC125207422 isoform X1, which translates to MRIRNKYRKPTALRCIAGSRCSMSNVVWSLVGLLVMLHLYTLLSHTNVQSRVARSSNIRNNPLISELEEVEEENIQMPPPRRRSPRAAKRKPKRPTTLIDEFLDESSQIRHIFFPSMKTAVDPMNAAGNGSLYYHPGRIWLDTEGNPIQAHGGGILYDGMSRTYYWYGEYKDGPTYHAHKKGAARVDVIGVGCYSSKDLWTWKNEGIVLAAEENDETHDLHKSNVLERPKVIYNDKTAKYVMWMHIDDANYTKASVGVAVSDSPTGPFNYLYSKRPHRFDSRDMSIFKDDDGVAYLIYSSDDNSELHIGPLNEEYLDVTNVMKRILIGQHREAPALFKHEGTYYMITSGCTGWAPNEALAHAAESIMGPWENMGNPCIGGNKIFRATTFFAQSTFVLPLPGLPGSFIFMADRWNPADLRDSRYVWLPLTVGGAADQPFDYSFGFPLWSRVSIYWHKRWRLPSRWSA; encoded by the exons ATGAGGATAAGGAACAAATACAGAAAACCAACTGCTTTACGTTGCATTGCAGGGAGCAGATGCTCGATGTCGAATGTTGTGTGGAGCCTAGTAGGCCTCCTTGTTATGCTTCATTTGTACACCCTACTTTCGCATACGAACGTGCAGAGTAGAGTGGCACGAAGCAGCAATATAAGGAACAATCCGCTGATAAGTGAGCTTGAGGAGGTTGAGGAGGAAAATATACAAATGCCTCCTCCACGAAGGCGATCTCCCCGTGCTGCTAAAAGGAAACCAAAACGGCCTACTACTTTGATTGATGAATTTCTAGACGAGTCTTCCCAAATAAGGCAcatattttttccttctatgaaGACGGCTGTAGATCCTATGAATGCTGCTGGAAATGGCAGTTTGTACTATCATCCTGGGCGGATATGGTTAGACACTGAAGGAAATCCTATTCAAGCACACGGAGGCGGTATTTTATATGATGGGATGAGCAGGACTTACTATTGGTATGGAGAGTATAAAGACGGCCCAACTTACCACGCTCACAAGAAAGGAGCAGCACgg GTTGATGTCATTGGTGTTGGTTGTTATTCTTCAAAAGATCTTTGGACGTGGAAAAACGAGGGTATCGTGCTTGCTGCGGAGGAAAATGACGAGACTCATGACCTCCACAAGTCCAACGTACTCGAGCGGCCAAAAGTAATTTATAACGACAAGACAGCGAAATACGTAATGTGGATGCACATTGATGATGCTAACTACACAAAAGCCTCGGTCGGTGTAGCCGTTAGCGATTCCCCCACTGGTCCATTCAACTACCTCTACAGTAAACGTCCCCACAGATTTGACAGCAGAGACATGAGCATCTTCAAAGACGACGATGGCGTTGCCTATCTCATATATTCGTCCGACGACAACAGCGAACTCCACATCGGGCCACTCAATGAGGAGTATCTCGACGTGACAAATGTGATGAAAAGAATCCTCATAGGGCAGCATCGAGAGGCACCGGCTCTATTCAAGCACGAGGGGACGTACTACATGATCACTTCCGGGTGCACCGGCTGGGCTCCAAACGAGGCTCTTGCGCACGCAGCTGAATCGATCATGGGTCCGTGGGAGAACATGGGGAATCCTTGCATAGGGGGAAACAAGATATTCCGTGCCACGACGTTCTTTGCTCAGAGCACGTTCGTGCTGCCATTGCCGGGGCTTCCCGGTTCGTTTATCTTCATGGCGGACCGGTGGAACCCGGCTGATCTACGGGACTCGAGGTACGTATGGCTGCCTTTAACAGTAGGAGGAGCTGCTGATCAGCCATTTGATTATAGTTTTGGGTTTCCTTTGTGGTCGAGAGTGTCTATTTACTGGCATAAGAGATGGAGGCTTCCTTCAAGGTGGAGTgcttag
- the LOC125207541 gene encoding ADP-ribosylation factor-like protein 8a — protein MGLWEVFLNWLRSLFFKQEMELSLIGLQNAGKTSLVNVVATGGYSEDMIPTVGFNMRKVTKGNVTIKLWDLGGQPRFRSMWERYCRAVSAIVYVVDAADPDNISISKSELHDLLSKPSLSGIPLLVLGNKIDKPVALSKQALTDQMDLKSITDREVCCYMISCKNSTNIDQVIDWLVKHSKSKT, from the exons ATGGGTCTCTGGGAAGTTTTTCTCAATTGGCTTAGAAG CCTTTTCTTCAAGCAAGAAATGGAACTGTCTCTTATAGGTCTTCAAAATGCTGGGAAAACTTCGCTTGTAAATGTTGTCGCT ACTGGTGGATACAGTGAAGATATGATCCCAACG GTAGGATTTAATATGCGGAAAGTGACTAAAGGGAATGTCACAATAAAGCTGTGGGATCTTGGAGGTCAACCCAGATTTAGGAGCATGTGGGAGAGATATTGTCGTGCAGTCTCTGCAATTGT TTACGTTGTTGATGCTGCGGATCCTGATAATATCAGCATCTCCAAAAGTGAGCTTCACGACTTGTTGAGCAAACCATCACTAAGCGGGATCCCATTGCTGGTTCTAGGGAACAAGATCGACAAGCCTGTTGCCCTGTCGAAACAAGCATTGACTGATCAAAT GGATTTGAAGTCGATCACAGACAGAGAAGTGTGCTGCTACATGATCTCTTGCAAGAACTCAACGAACATCGATCAAGTGATTGACTGGCTGGTGAAGCATTCGAAGTCAAAGACCTGA
- the LOC125203106 gene encoding protein SHORT-ROOT-like, whose translation MDTLFRLVSLQSDQSSTTTSSKSSKQNPNFDEECFNLFMDDEDFSSSSSKHYHSVPPPHPPPPPDVAVEFAAVLSGNSANWSHDILLEASRAIEDKNSGRVQQLMWMLNELGSPYGDIDQKLASYFLQAIFSRITDSGDRTYSTLVAAADGNCSFESTRRTVLKFQEVSPWTTFGHVASNGAIMEAFEGERRLHIVDVSNTFCTQWPTLLEAIATRADDVTPHLRITAVLARGSSSAAARRVMREIGSRMEKFARLMGVPFAFAAVHHGGDLADLSLADLDLKDDEALAVNCVGTMRSVAAIGDRRDNLIELFRRLRPRVLTVVEEEADLDLGLSNVEFIDGFRECLRWFRVYFEALEESFPRTSNERLMLERAAGRAIVDLVACPPQYSVERRETAARWSRRLHGGGFTPIALSEEVCDDVRSLLRRYREGWTMAPSPDSAGIFLSWKEQPVVWASAWKPC comes from the coding sequence ATGGATACCTTGTTCAGACTAGTCAGCCTTCAATCTGATCAGTCCAGCACCACCACCAGCTCCAAATCCTCTAagcaaaaccctaatttcgaCGAAGAATGCTTCAACCTTTTCATGGATGACGAGgatttctcttcttcttcctccaagCACTACCACTCTGTACCTCCtcctcatcctcctcctcctcccgaCGTCGCTGTCGAATTCGCTGCGGTTTTATCCGGAAACAGCGCCAATTGGTCACACGACATTCTTCTGGAAGCTTCTAGAGCCATCGAGGATAAAAACAGCGGCCGCGTGCAGCAGCTGATGTGGATGCTGAACGAGCTCGGATCTCCTTATGGAGATATTGATCAGAAGCTTGCTTCGTATTTTTTGCAGGCGATTTTCAGCCGGATTACTGATTCCGGCGATCGGACTTATTCGACGCTTGTGGCGGCGGCGGATGGGAATTGCTCCTTCGAATCGACGCGGCGGACGGTGCTGAAGTTCCAGGAGGTGAGCCCGTGGACGACGTTCGGCCACGTGGCGTCGAACGGCGCGATCATGGAGGCGTTCGAGGGGGAGAGGCGCCTGCACATCGTCGACGTGAGCAACACGTTCTGCACGCAGTGGCCGACGCTGCTGGAGGCGATCGCCACGCGCGCGGACGACGTCACGCCGCACCTCCGCATCACGGCGGTGCTGGCGCGGGGATCGTCGTCGGCGGCGGCGCGGAGGGTGATGAGGGAGATCGGGAGCAGGATGGAGAAATTCGCGCGGCTGATGGGGGTTCCGTTCGCGTTCGCCGCCGTGCACCACGGCGGAGATCTGGCGGATCTCAGCCTCGCCGATCTGGATCTCAAAGACGACGAGGCGCTCGCGGTTAATTGCGTCGGGACGATGCGATCCGTGGCGGCGATCGGCGATCGGAGGGATAATCTGATCGAATTGTTCCGCCGCCTCCGGCCTAGGGTTTTGAcggtggtggaggaggaggcggaTCTCGATTTAGGACTATCGAATGTCGAATTCATCGACGGATTCAGAGAGTGCTTGCGGTGGTTTAGGGTTTACTTCGAGGCGCTGGAGGAGAGCTTCCCGCGCACGAGCAACGAGCGGCTGATGCTGGAGAGGGCGGCGGGGAGGGCGATCGTCGATCTGGTGGCGTGTCCGCCGCAGTATTCGGTGGAGCGGCGGGAGACGGCGGCGCGGTGGTCGCGGCGCTTGCATGGCGGCGGATTCACGCCGATCGCGCTGAGCGAGGAGGTGTGCGACGACGTGCGCTCTCTGCTGAGGAGGTACAGGGAGGGGTGGACGATGGCGCCGTCGCCGGATTCCGCCGGAATATTCCTTTCGTGGAAGGAACAGCCGGTGGTGTGGGCGAGTGCATGGAAGCCTTGCTGA
- the LOC125204467 gene encoding uncharacterized protein LOC125204467 produces the protein MGGGGDRSSCSSSGEEDGDAEWMAAINSVISSEVHASNGAAHQQKDEKPKPKGLKLYQIKAERLLDDLLDKTIEVVRAPVVEEDPAPEDAGVRLFRTAPRGIVFDKREELRGPKKRPKIIPGEELDEKSKEFRKQLKSVAVDGVDIIAAASTRRQKTLAKREARESAALAAAKREEERVAELKKIRGERWLPSIAREMRLNAQNRR, from the exons ATGGGTGGTGGTGGCGATCGGAGCAGCTGCAGCAGCAGTGGGGAGGAAGACGGAGATGCCGAGTGGATGGCAGCCATAAACTCGGTGATCTCCTCGGAAGTGCACGCCTCCAATGGCGCAGCTCATCAACAGAAAGATGAAAAGCCCAAACCCAAAGGTCTCAAGCTTTACCAAATCAAG GCGGAAAGGTTACTGGATGACCTCTTAGACAAGACTATAGAAGTGGTCAGAGCTCCTGTTGTGGAGGAAGATCCAGCTCCAGAAGATGCTGGAGTTCGTCTTTTCAGAACTGCTCCTCGTGGAATAGTGTTTGATAAAAGAG AAGAGCTACGTGGACCGAAGAAGAGACCAAAAATCATTCCTGGAGAAGAGCTGGATGAGAAATCAAAAGAG TTTAGGAAGCAACTTAAATCAGTAGCTGTTGATGGAGTGGACATAATTGCTGCAGCAAGTACACGGCGCCAGAAGACCTTAGCTAAACGCGAAGCTCGGGAAAGTGCTGCCTTGGCAGCAGCAAAACGAGAGGAGGAGCGCGTGGCTGAGTTGAAAAAGATTAGAGGAGAAAGATGGCTTCCTAGTATAGCCAGAGAAATGCGGTTAAATGCTCAGAATCGAAGATAG
- the LOC125207422 gene encoding uncharacterized protein LOC125207422 isoform X2, translated as MVGRFGRAKSSKPMSRGSRCSMSNVVWSLVGLLVMLHLYTLLSHTNVQSRVARSSNIRNNPLISELEEVEEENIQMPPPRRRSPRAAKRKPKRPTTLIDEFLDESSQIRHIFFPSMKTAVDPMNAAGNGSLYYHPGRIWLDTEGNPIQAHGGGILYDGMSRTYYWYGEYKDGPTYHAHKKGAARVDVIGVGCYSSKDLWTWKNEGIVLAAEENDETHDLHKSNVLERPKVIYNDKTAKYVMWMHIDDANYTKASVGVAVSDSPTGPFNYLYSKRPHRFDSRDMSIFKDDDGVAYLIYSSDDNSELHIGPLNEEYLDVTNVMKRILIGQHREAPALFKHEGTYYMITSGCTGWAPNEALAHAAESIMGPWENMGNPCIGGNKIFRATTFFAQSTFVLPLPGLPGSFIFMADRWNPADLRDSRYVWLPLTVGGAADQPFDYSFGFPLWSRVSIYWHKRWRLPSRWSA; from the exons ATGGTTGGGAGATTCGGAAGAGCTAAGAGCAGCAAACCGATGTCAAGAG GGAGCAGATGCTCGATGTCGAATGTTGTGTGGAGCCTAGTAGGCCTCCTTGTTATGCTTCATTTGTACACCCTACTTTCGCATACGAACGTGCAGAGTAGAGTGGCACGAAGCAGCAATATAAGGAACAATCCGCTGATAAGTGAGCTTGAGGAGGTTGAGGAGGAAAATATACAAATGCCTCCTCCACGAAGGCGATCTCCCCGTGCTGCTAAAAGGAAACCAAAACGGCCTACTACTTTGATTGATGAATTTCTAGACGAGTCTTCCCAAATAAGGCAcatattttttccttctatgaaGACGGCTGTAGATCCTATGAATGCTGCTGGAAATGGCAGTTTGTACTATCATCCTGGGCGGATATGGTTAGACACTGAAGGAAATCCTATTCAAGCACACGGAGGCGGTATTTTATATGATGGGATGAGCAGGACTTACTATTGGTATGGAGAGTATAAAGACGGCCCAACTTACCACGCTCACAAGAAAGGAGCAGCACgg GTTGATGTCATTGGTGTTGGTTGTTATTCTTCAAAAGATCTTTGGACGTGGAAAAACGAGGGTATCGTGCTTGCTGCGGAGGAAAATGACGAGACTCATGACCTCCACAAGTCCAACGTACTCGAGCGGCCAAAAGTAATTTATAACGACAAGACAGCGAAATACGTAATGTGGATGCACATTGATGATGCTAACTACACAAAAGCCTCGGTCGGTGTAGCCGTTAGCGATTCCCCCACTGGTCCATTCAACTACCTCTACAGTAAACGTCCCCACAGATTTGACAGCAGAGACATGAGCATCTTCAAAGACGACGATGGCGTTGCCTATCTCATATATTCGTCCGACGACAACAGCGAACTCCACATCGGGCCACTCAATGAGGAGTATCTCGACGTGACAAATGTGATGAAAAGAATCCTCATAGGGCAGCATCGAGAGGCACCGGCTCTATTCAAGCACGAGGGGACGTACTACATGATCACTTCCGGGTGCACCGGCTGGGCTCCAAACGAGGCTCTTGCGCACGCAGCTGAATCGATCATGGGTCCGTGGGAGAACATGGGGAATCCTTGCATAGGGGGAAACAAGATATTCCGTGCCACGACGTTCTTTGCTCAGAGCACGTTCGTGCTGCCATTGCCGGGGCTTCCCGGTTCGTTTATCTTCATGGCGGACCGGTGGAACCCGGCTGATCTACGGGACTCGAGGTACGTATGGCTGCCTTTAACAGTAGGAGGAGCTGCTGATCAGCCATTTGATTATAGTTTTGGGTTTCCTTTGTGGTCGAGAGTGTCTATTTACTGGCATAAGAGATGGAGGCTTCCTTCAAGGTGGAGTgcttag
- the LOC125208340 gene encoding peptidyl-prolyl cis-trans isomerase CYP65 — MGKKQHSKDRMFITKTEWATEWGGAKSKELAPFKRLPFYCCALTFTQFEVPVCTSDGNVFDIMHIMPYINKYGRHPVTGAPLKKEDLIPLNFHKNQEGEYHCPVLNKVFTEFTHIVAVKTTGNVFCYEAIKELNIKTKNWKELLTDEPFSREDIITIQNPNALDTKALVDFDHVKKNLKIDDEESKKMESDPSYNINVIGDIKQMLKELGTEKAKEIALHGGGGSKARDERAAALEAILEARSRIKDDNVSKNGDKPKQGFSIVDAASAAVHGRSADAARSDASNKTAARIAMHMAGERTPVNAKLVKSRFTSGAASRSFTSTSYDPVTKNEYEYVKVEKNPKKKGYARLQTTHGDLNIELHCDITPRTCENFITLCERGYYNGIAFHRSIRNFMIQGGDPTGTGRGGESIWGKPFKDELNSKLVHSGRGVVSMANSGPHTNGSQFFILYKSAKHLNFKHTVFGMVVGGLTTLSAMEKVPVDDDDRPLEEIKIISADVFVNPYAESDDEEEGKTVEEDNNVKDEDNEKIGSWYSNPVTSSDTPAVGSGVGKYLKARITQPASSAAPLDGDLPSGSVGKKRKVGGSRGELKDFSSW; from the exons ATGGGGAAAAAACAGCACAGTAAGGATCGGATGTTCATCACGAAAACGGAGTGGGCCACAGAGTGGGGCGGCGCCAAGTCCAAAGAATTAGCCCCGTTTAAACGGCTTCCTTTCTATTGCTGCGC ACTCACGTTTACGCAGTTTGAAGTCCCCGTTTGCACTTCAGATGGCAACGTATTTGACATCAT GCACATAATGCCATATATCAACAAGTACGGGAGACATCCAGTAACTGGAGCGCCCTTGAAGAAGGAGGATTTGATCCCACTCAATTTTCACAAGAATCAAGAAG GAGAGTATCATTGCCCTGTCCTAAATAAAGTCTTTACGGAGTTCACGCACATAGTTGCTGTTAAAACCACTGGAAATGTGTTCTGTTACGAG GCCATTAAGGAGTTAAACATCAAAACTAAGAACTGGAAGGAGCTTCTCACTGATGAACCATTCTCcagagaagatattataacTATTCAA AATCCTAATGCACTGGATACCAAGGCTCTTGTGGATTTCGATCATGTCAAGAAGAACTTAAAAATTGATGATGAAG AGTCAAAGAAAATGGAATCTGACCCGTCTTACAACATAAATGTTATTGGGGATATAAAGCAAATGCTTAAGGAACTTGGAACTGAAAAGGCAAAGGAGATAGCACTACATGGTGGAGGAGGAAGCAAGGCAAGGGATGAAAGAGCTGCTGCTCTTGAAGCCATTTTGGAAGCTAGATCACGTATCAAGGATGACAATGTATCAAAGAATGGGGACAAGCCCAAGCAGGGCTTCAGTATTGTAGATGCTGCATCTGCAGCAGTCCATGGGAGAAGCGCTGATGCTGCAAGGTCTGATGCTAGTAATAAAACTGCTGCTCGCATAGCGATGCACATGGCAGGGGAGAGGACTCCGGTGAATGCAAAGCTG GTTAAAAGTCGTTTCACATCTGGCGCTGCTTCACGATCTTTCACTTCTACATCTTATGATCCTGTGACTAAAAATGAATACGAATATGTTAAAGTTGAGAAAAATCCAAAGAAGAAGGGTTATGCACGGCTGCAAACAACACACGGTGATTTGAACATTGAGCTGCACTGTGACATCACTCCAAGGACATGTGAAAACTTCATCACGCTTTGTGAGCGTGGTTATTATAATGGAATAGCTTTTCACAGAAGTATAAG AAATTTCATGATTCAAGGTGGTGATCCTACTGGAACTGGGAGAGGAGGTGAGTCAATTTGGGGAAAGCCCTTCAAAGACGAACTCAACTCCAAGTTGGTTCATTCTGGACGAGGTGTTGTTAGCATGGCAAATTCCGGTCCTCATACAAATGGTTCACAATTTTTCATCTTGTACAAGTCTGCAAAGCATTTGAACTTTAAGCACACCGTTTTTGGAATGGTTGTTGGAGGTTTGACAACGCTTTCAGCAATGGAGAAAGTACctgttgatgatgatgatcgACCCCTG GAAGAGATCAAGATTATAAGTGCTGATGTATTTGTCAACCCATACGCTGAATCTGATGATGAGGAGGAAGGGAAGACAGTCGAAGAAGACAATAACGTCAAGGATGAAGATAAT GAAAAGATCGGCTCATGGTACAGTAATCCAGTTACTAGTTCAGATACCCCTGCCGTTGGCAGTGGAGTCGGAAAGTACTTGAAAGCAAGGATCACTCAGCCTGCATCTTCTGCTGCTCCTCTAGATGGTGATTTGCCATCGGGGTCCGTTGGGAAGAAGAGAAAGGTGGGAGGGTCACGCGGCGAACTTAAGGATTTTTCTTCTTGGTGa
- the LOC125203996 gene encoding 60S ribosomal protein L26-1 — protein MKYNPRVSSSRRKSRKAHFTAPSSVRRVLMSAPLSGDLRSKYNARSMPVRKDDEVQVVRGTYKGREGKVVQVYRKKWVIHIERITREKVNGSTVNVGIHPSKVVITKLRLDKDRKSLLDRKAKGRAVADKDKGTKFTADDIMQNID, from the coding sequence ATGAAGTACAACCCTCGCGTATCCTCCTCCCGGCGCAAGAGCCGCAAGGCTCATTTCACGGCGCCGTCGAGCGTGCGCCGAGTGCTGATGAGCGCGCCCCTCTCCGGCGACCTCCGCTCCAAGTACAACGCGCGGTCGATGCCCGTGCGCAAGGACGACGAGGTGCAGGTGGTCCGCGGCACCTACAAGGGGCGCGAGGGCAAGGTGGTGCAGGTGTACCGCAAGAAGTGGGTGATCCACATCGAGCGCATCACCCGCGAGAAGGTGAACGGATCCACCGTCAACGTCGGCATCCACCCCTCCAAGGTCGTCATCACCAAGCTCCGCCTCGACAAGGACCGCAAGTCGCTGCTCGACCGCAAGGCGAAGGGCCGCGCTGTTGCCGACAAGGATAAGGGCACTAAGTTCACTGCTGATGACATTATGCAGAACATCGATTGA